One region of Juglans microcarpa x Juglans regia isolate MS1-56 chromosome 7S, Jm3101_v1.0, whole genome shotgun sequence genomic DNA includes:
- the LOC121240800 gene encoding uncharacterized protein LOC121240800, whose amino-acid sequence MVAMEEDSLHSHDAIWECPAATDVWAEQDSPVQKWSVGVKSFYQLWEDVHSKLTSENVEKMVIILRNIWRGEDAFQADDNAGINRGRGWKKPEGQLLKVNFDAAIKESTKKSLNFDAAIKESTKKLSLGVIIRDCRREIYAAACLTRESSYGAFGAECTAMWEAMVLCEELGLGEVIFEGDAKSVIDAVSSGEKDDSSYGHLVEILQQKLNFYSRWEVGFIHREGNEVVHQLAKMALCRDNDMYWVEEGPEAITNQLSIDKMYTDFVTS is encoded by the exons ATGGTGGCCATGGAGGAAGACTCTCTTCACTCACACg atgcTATATGGGAATGCCCAGCTGCTACTGATGTTTGGGCTGAGCAAGACAGTCCTGTACAGAAGTGGAGTGTGGGGGTGAAGAGTTTCTACCAATTGTGGGAGGATGTGCACAGTAAACTCACATCAGAAAATGTAGAGAAAATGGTTATTATTTTGAGGAACATATG GAGGGGGGAAGATGCATTTCAGGCTGATGATAATGCTGGTATTAATAGAGGCAGGGGATGGAAGAAACCAGAAGGCCAGCTGCTTAAAGTAAACTTTGATGCAGCAATAAAAGAGTCTACTAAAAAGTCTTTAAACTTTGATGCAGCAATAAAAGAGTCTACTAAAAAGTTGAGTCTTGGGGTGATTATTAGGGATTGTAGAAGGGAGATTTATGCTGCAGCATGTCTTACAAGAGAATCGAGCTATGGGGCTTTTGGGGCTGAATGTACTGCAATGTGGGAGGCTATGGTTCTTTGTGAAGAATTGGGCTTAGGTGAGGTCATCTTTGAAGGTGATGCAAAGAGTGTCATTGATGCAGTGAGCAGTGGTGAGAAGGATGACTCTAGCTACGGTCACTTGGTAGAGATTTTGCAGCAGAAACTGAACTTCTATTCAAGGTGGGAGGTTGGCTTTATccatagggaaggaaatgaggTTGTCCATCAATTAGCTAAAATGGCTTTATGTAGGGATAATGATATGTACTGGGTAGAGGAGGGCCCTGAGGCCATTACAAATCAGTTGAGTATAGACAAAATGTATACAGATTTTGTTACAAGTTGA